The sequence below is a genomic window from Uranotaenia lowii strain MFRU-FL chromosome 2, ASM2978415v1, whole genome shotgun sequence.
CCCTATCGGTTGATAACACCTCATCTGACATGTCTGGATGTGACCACAAATTGCCGATGGAATATCGAGCTGGTGGAAATGTACAGCAATCAGTTACAGTGCCTCAAACTGCGATTCGATGATGCAGAATCCATGGATCAAATCATAAGTATGGCCTTCCCAAAGTTAACAGAGTTGCATGTTCAGATGTTCGACGACAAAGATATCCAGGTGCGGTACGCTCGGATGAACCATCGCTTGACCCATCTGGAGAAGGATGAACAGTTCGTGCGGGGGATGCCTCAGCTGAAAAAATTGCAGCTGTACAGCAATTTGATGTTCTACCGGATGAGTGCTTTTATGGGCAGATATTTACGATTGCTGCAGGAACTCACCTTGGAAGAACAACAAATCGATTACGCACAACTGAAAACTGTAGAAACGTTACCACAGCTTAAGGTTGGTGATTTTTATTCTCTACTGTTCTGTTGCCATATACAACTTTTTCTATCTCTCAGACTCTAACCCTATTCCGGTGCGAAGTTCTCCAAACATCGTCCATGCTTCCCGCCCTGCAGCTTCCGCGACTGCACAAGCTTACACTATTGTACAACGAGTCCAGTATCGTGTTCGACAAAGGCCTTGCCAACATCACCCATCTGAAAATATCCCTATGGATGCGCAACAATCACAAAGTGCTgtataaaatttgcaataatcTATCAAACCTGGAGCACCTGGAGGTGCGCGTCAACTCTAAGGTAACGATTTCAATTCGGGTTTCATTTTGAAACAGTAAttcatttttcccaaattttatataaagcTGGTCAACACATCGCTGCGGCATCTGCACCGGTTAACTAAGCTAAAAAGTCTCAAATTAGATGACGTCGAACTAAACGCCCGTCTGTGGACTCACTGTCCGATAGTGGCTTCCGTCCAACGGCTAGTATTAATCAATTGCTCCTTCAAGCTCGATACGCTGCAACCGGTAGCTGAATTGTTCCCATCGCTGCAGGAACTATTTGTAGATAGGTGTTATATTAAAAACTGTGATCAGGAAAAGGTCGGAGACGAAGATGAGGACAGAGCTGAGGCTCTCGTTAGTAGTAGTCCTTGCTTTGATGAATCTTCCAAAAGCGACGAAACGTTCAATGTTGAAGATTTACATGGAGACAATACTGGGTCAACGGATGATAGTGATTCAGAAGACGAAGATAGCTCGTCCGAAAAACAGA
It includes:
- the LOC129746385 gene encoding uncharacterized protein LOC129746385, with amino-acid sequence MENVNDLPAEILIQVFDFLTVSERKIAASVCTLWCRILHCVRYQRQCRFLLDRTFEEGLSDMEKQVLLNCRNLSITHWDEDSEDEEDEEDIIELKYLYKPSPEQNLADLLFNPKLDLESLELFSTYDSCRHIIDSRLPQLENLQNLSLNFDQNQKPNKAADTSVWTIQHDRIKSFKLDISHNVKPYRLITPHLTCLDVTTNCRWNIELVEMYSNQLQCLKLRFDDAESMDQIISMAFPKLTELHVQMFDDKDIQVRYARMNHRLTHLEKDEQFVRGMPQLKKLQLYSNLMFYRMSAFMGRYLRLLQELTLEEQQIDYAQLKTVETLPQLKTLTLFRCEVLQTSSMLPALQLPRLHKLTLLYNESSIVFDKGLANITHLKISLWMRNNHKVLYKICNNLSNLEHLEVRVNSKLVNTSLRHLHRLTKLKSLKLDDVELNARLWTHCPIVASVQRLVLINCSFKLDTLQPVAELFPSLQELFVDRCYIKNCDQEKVGDEDEDRAEALVSSSPCFDESSKSDETFNVEDLHGDNTGSTDDSDSEDEDSSSEKQSLTIDRVRRWFPQSRVSFKDAYFRFTNDYD